One stretch of Planococcus sp. PAMC 21323 DNA includes these proteins:
- a CDS encoding metal ABC transporter solute-binding protein, Zn/Mn family, which produces MKKILVMLSLLLLLTACGKTSEEKQSIDNDDSKLQVYTTVYPLTYFTEQIGGDFVDVQSIYPAGANEHTFEPTQQDMIKLADADVMFSIGLGLEGFIDNAKKTLKNEKVEFVATADNISDEDLEAALGHQEDTHEEDIVAYEHAEEAESHDDHDHGSTDPHVWMSPVLSEKLVESIKDSLVQADPENAEVYESNYTELIVQLENLDRSFDSLAERVSKDTFFVSHAAFGYLSEPYGIKQIAIAGLNSQNEPSQKELTEIVDLAKANDLQYIVFEQNVSSNLTKVIQKEVGAEAIEMHNLGVLTQENIDNEETYFTLMEKNLQVLETILK; this is translated from the coding sequence ATGAAAAAAATTCTAGTAATGCTATCTTTACTTTTATTATTAACAGCTTGCGGAAAAACAAGCGAAGAAAAACAGAGCATCGACAATGATGACTCGAAGCTACAAGTTTATACAACAGTTTATCCACTAACTTATTTTACTGAACAGATCGGCGGCGACTTTGTCGATGTTCAATCAATTTACCCAGCTGGTGCGAATGAACATACCTTTGAACCGACGCAGCAAGATATGATCAAACTCGCAGATGCAGATGTGATGTTCTCAATTGGTCTTGGCCTAGAAGGATTTATCGATAATGCGAAAAAAACGTTAAAAAATGAAAAAGTCGAATTCGTAGCAACTGCGGATAACATTAGTGACGAAGATTTAGAGGCAGCATTAGGTCATCAAGAAGATACCCATGAAGAAGATATAGTCGCTTACGAACATGCTGAAGAAGCTGAAAGTCACGATGATCATGATCACGGTTCAACTGACCCACATGTTTGGATGTCCCCAGTACTAAGTGAAAAACTAGTAGAATCGATTAAAGATTCTTTAGTTCAAGCGGATCCTGAAAATGCGGAAGTATACGAAAGTAATTATACAGAACTTATTGTTCAATTGGAGAATTTAGATCGTTCGTTCGACTCTTTAGCAGAACGTGTTAGCAAAGATACATTCTTTGTTTCTCATGCTGCTTTTGGTTATCTTTCAGAACCATATGGTATTAAACAAATCGCAATTGCTGGCTTAAACAGTCAAAATGAGCCGTCGCAAAAAGAATTGACGGAAATTGTCGATTTAGCCAAAGCAAACGATTTACAGTATATTGTATTCGAACAAAATGTATCGTCTAACTTAACAAAAGTTATCCAAAAAGAAGTCGGTGCAGAAGCTATCGAAATGCACAATCTTGGTGTCTTAACACAAGAAAATATTGATAACGAAGAAACTTATTTCACATTAATGGAGAAAAATCTTCAAGTATTAGAAACGATTTTGAAATAA
- the yidD gene encoding membrane protein insertion efficiency factor YidD, which yields MKTALLKTFRFYQRFISPLSPPSCRFYPTCSHYGIEAVEKHGALKGGYLAAKRILSCHPFHKGGIDFVPEEWPPKK from the coding sequence TTGAAAACAGCATTATTAAAAACATTTCGCTTTTATCAGCGATTTATTTCACCGTTATCTCCACCCAGCTGTCGCTTTTATCCTACTTGTTCTCATTATGGAATTGAAGCAGTAGAAAAGCACGGTGCATTAAAAGGTGGTTACTTAGCAGCAAAACGAATTTTGAGTTGTCACCCTTTCCACAAAGGTGGAATCGATTTTGTTCCAGAAGAATGGCCACCAAAAAAATAG